The Verrucomicrobiota bacterium genomic sequence CGATTTCCGAAGTCCCCAGACGATGCCCGGCGACGTTGAGCACGTCGTCGATGCGGCCGACGATCCAGAAATACCCATCGTTGTCGCGGCGGGCGCCGTCACCGGAGAAATACATTCCCTTGATTTCACTCCAGTACTGCTTGCGGTAACGTTTTTTATCGCCCCAGATGGTGCGCAGCATGGAAGGCCACGGCTTACGGATGACGAGCTTGCCACCGACGTTCGGCGGCACCTCATTGCCCTGATCATCGACGATGGCGGCATCCACCCCGAAGAAGGGAAGCGTCGCCGTACCCGGCTTGAGCGGGGTTGCCCCGGGAAGCGGCGAGATCATGATCGCACCCGTCTCAGTTTGCCACCAGGTATCGACTATCGGGCACCGGCTGCCGCCGATGACGGTGTAATACCACATCCATGCTTCCGGGTTGATCGGTTCGCCCACGGTGCCCAAAACGCGCAGTGACGAAAGGTCGTGCCGGTTCGGAAATTCGTCACCCCAGCGGATGAAGGCGCGGATGGCGGTAGGCGCAGTGTAGAAGATCGTTACGCCGTTCTCTTCGATCAACCTCCAAAAGCGATCCTGCTCGGGCCAATTCGGCGCGCCCTCATACATCAGCACGGTTGCACCGTTGCAGAGCGGCCCGTAAACCACGTAGCTGTGGCCGGTGATCCAGCCGATGTCTGCCGTGCACCAGTAGATATCTTCCTCGCGCAGATCGAAGACGTATTTTGTCGTGACCGCCGTGCCCAGCAGGTAACCGCCGGTGGTGTGCAGAATGCCTTTGGGTTTGCCGGTCGAACCGCTGGTGTAAAGAATAAAGAGCGGGTGCTCGGCATCCAACTCTTCCGCCGGACACTCCGCCGTGACGTAATCCATTTCCCGGTGCCACCAGACGTCGCGTCCCTCTTTGATCGATATCTCGTTGTGGGCGCGACGAAACACGATGACTTTTTCGATCTGCTCGTTGTCCTTCAGGGCTTCGTCCACATTGCGCTTGAGCGGGACGATGCTGCCGCGCCGGTAACCGCCGTCGGCCGTGATCACCATCCGGGCCTCGCTGTCTTTGATGCGATCCTTGATGGCTTCCGAGCTGAACCCGCCGAAGATGACGGAGTGAACGGCCCCGATCCGCGCGCACGCCAGCATCGCAATCACGGCTTCCGGACACATCGGCATGTAGATGATGATGCGGTCGCCTTTCTGGATTTGGTGGCGTTTGAGGACGTTGGCAAATTTGCAGACCTCACGGTGCAACTGCTGGTAGGTCAAGGTCCGTTTTTCCCCAGGCTCCCCTTCCCAGATGATGGCCGCCTTGTTCCGGCGGGCACCGGTGAGGTGGCGATCAAGGCAGTTCTCGGAAGCGTTCAGCCTGCCGCCGACAAACCACTGGGCGAAGGGCTCGTTCCATTCGAGCACCGTTTTCCATTTCTTACGCCAGACCAGCGTCTCGGCCGCCTGCTGCGCCCAGAACTTTTCGGGGTTCTTGACCGACTTCTGATAAAGCTCCTGGTACTCTTCCAGGCTGGAGATATGGGCCGTTTTCGCGAAAGCCTTGTGGGGCTTGAAAACACGGTTCTCAACGAGGTGCGATTCGATGTTGTTGCTCATGGGGCGAACTAAGGATCGGAGAGTCCGATGATTTGCTGGTTGAACGTACGCTCACCAGGGCGTCCGGCATCCGGAAAAAAAAGAGCGTTCGGCCTTATTTCAAAACTTGATGACCGGCGAAGGATACGGCTGGACCGGTTCATCAGCGAGAAAGACGGCTCAGAGGGCGGCTTCCCCGCGTTCCTCGGTTCGGATACGCACGGCCTCCTCGATCGGAATCACGAACACCTTGCCATCCCCGATCTTCCCGGTTCGCGCTGCCTCGACGATGGAGTGCACAGCCCGTTCCACGCGGTCGTCCGGAACGACGATCTCAAACTTTACCTTCGGAAGAAAATCGACCGTATACTCACTGCCCCGGTAAATTTCCGTATGGCCTTTCTGGCGCCCAAACCCTTTCACTTCGCTGACGGTCATCCCCTCGATGCCGATTTCAGTCAAGGCCTCC encodes the following:
- a CDS encoding P-II family nitrogen regulator, whose product is MKKIEAIIKPFKMEDVKEALTEIGIEGMTVSEVKGFGRQKGHTEIYRGSEYTVDFLPKVKFEIVVPDDRVERAVHSIVEAARTGKIGDGKVFVIPIEEAVRIRTEERGEAAL
- the acs gene encoding acetate--CoA ligase produces the protein MSNNIESHLVENRVFKPHKAFAKTAHISSLEEYQELYQKSVKNPEKFWAQQAAETLVWRKKWKTVLEWNEPFAQWFVGGRLNASENCLDRHLTGARRNKAAIIWEGEPGEKRTLTYQQLHREVCKFANVLKRHQIQKGDRIIIYMPMCPEAVIAMLACARIGAVHSVIFGGFSSEAIKDRIKDSEARMVITADGGYRRGSIVPLKRNVDEALKDNEQIEKVIVFRRAHNEISIKEGRDVWWHREMDYVTAECPAEELDAEHPLFILYTSGSTGKPKGILHTTGGYLLGTAVTTKYVFDLREEDIYWCTADIGWITGHSYVVYGPLCNGATVLMYEGAPNWPEQDRFWRLIEENGVTIFYTAPTAIRAFIRWGDEFPNRHDLSSLRVLGTVGEPINPEAWMWYYTVIGGSRCPIVDTWWQTETGAIMISPLPGATPLKPGTATLPFFGVDAAIVDDQGNEVPPNVGGKLVIRKPWPSMLRTIWGDKKRYRKQYWSEIKGMYFSGDGARRDNDGYFWIVGRIDDVLNVAGHRLGTSEIESALVSHPAVAEAAVVGRPDELKGQAVVAFVTLKEGETPGPELGERLRQHVAKGIGSIARPDDVRFAEGLPKTRSGKIMRRLLKEIASGGQILGDVTSLEDFNVLIRLKGEGKEE